A genomic segment from Microbacterium sp. SORGH_AS_0428 encodes:
- the pstA gene encoding phosphate ABC transporter permease PstA → MTITESAAPARTASGAQLRAGRLAGWFPWVLLGASLAAMFAVFAILGTATGEGVNVAGWLVSAALVYLALITVISTIVEGSRKAVDRLVTGIVTSAFLIAMVPLVSVAWTVIANGVARFDATFFSSSMRNVVGEGGGIVHAIWGTVLITLAAAIISIPIGLLTSIYLVEYGRGRLAQAITFLVDVMTGIPSIVAGLFAYALFALFFGPGIRMGIMGAVALAVLMIPVVVRSSEEMLRLVPNELREASYALGVPKWLTIVKVVLPTAIAGITTGVMLSISRVIGETAPLLITAGFTDSLNYNLFDGRMQTLPVFVYTQYANQGIPPEAYWDRAWAAALTLILIVMLLNLVARIVAKVFAPKTGR, encoded by the coding sequence ATGACGATCACCGAATCCGCTGCACCCGCGCGTACCGCATCCGGCGCACAGCTGCGCGCCGGCCGCCTGGCCGGTTGGTTCCCCTGGGTGCTGCTGGGCGCATCGCTCGCCGCGATGTTCGCCGTCTTCGCCATCCTCGGCACCGCGACCGGCGAAGGGGTGAACGTCGCGGGCTGGCTCGTCTCGGCGGCGCTCGTCTACCTCGCGCTCATCACGGTCATCTCCACGATCGTCGAGGGCAGCCGCAAGGCCGTCGACCGTCTCGTCACCGGCATCGTCACCAGCGCCTTCCTCATCGCGATGGTGCCGCTCGTGTCGGTGGCCTGGACCGTCATCGCCAACGGTGTCGCCCGCTTCGACGCGACGTTCTTCTCCTCCTCGATGCGCAACGTCGTCGGCGAGGGCGGCGGCATCGTGCACGCCATCTGGGGAACGGTGCTGATCACGCTCGCCGCGGCGATCATCTCCATCCCGATCGGGCTACTGACCTCGATCTATCTCGTCGAGTACGGCCGCGGCAGACTCGCCCAGGCGATCACCTTCCTCGTGGACGTCATGACCGGCATCCCCTCGATCGTGGCGGGTCTGTTCGCCTACGCGCTGTTCGCACTGTTCTTCGGGCCCGGTATCCGCATGGGCATCATGGGCGCTGTGGCGCTCGCCGTGCTGATGATCCCCGTCGTCGTGCGCTCCAGCGAGGAGATGCTGCGACTCGTGCCCAACGAGCTGCGCGAGGCGTCGTACGCCCTCGGTGTGCCGAAGTGGCTGACCATCGTGAAGGTCGTGCTGCCGACCGCGATCGCGGGCATCACCACGGGTGTCATGCTCTCGATCTCCCGCGTCATCGGTGAGACCGCGCCGCTGCTGATCACGGCCGGCTTCACCGACTCGCTCAACTACAACCTCTTCGACGGCCGCATGCAGACACTGCCGGTCTTCGTCTACACGCAGTACGCGAACCAGGGCATCCCGCCCGAGGCGTACTGGGATCGGGCCTGGGCGGCCGCCCTCACCCTGATCCTCATCGTCATGCTCCTCAACCTCGTCGCCCGGATCGTCGCGAAGGTCTTCGCGCCGAAGACCGGCCGCTGA
- the pstS gene encoding phosphate ABC transporter substrate-binding protein PstS, whose protein sequence is MKITRIAQVGAIAAIAALALAGCAANEAPAGNETSAGSESSLPTGLSGTLNGSGATSQQVAIQSWTQLLQTANADLTVNYDPQGSGTGRESFQSGAVQFAGSDRAFKKDEITAGPFSVCAPDSGLVEIPAYVSPIAIIFNVEGVKELNLDPATIAGIFAGTITNWNDPAIAATNKDAKLPDLAITPVHRSDKSGTTGNFTDYLSKTDAAGWTYGSVEEWPISGGEAAQGTSGVVNAVKGGNGTIGYADSSQAAGISSVAVKVGDDFVTHSAEGAATAVDASPFEDGRGDNDLAITIDRTTTEAGAYPVVLISYLIGCEKYTDAAAAKLVQGFFTTAISEEGQQAAAKNAGSAPISDTLRERAQKAIDAIS, encoded by the coding sequence GTGAAGATCACCCGCATCGCCCAGGTGGGCGCCATCGCCGCCATCGCGGCACTCGCGCTCGCCGGCTGCGCCGCGAACGAGGCGCCCGCAGGCAACGAGACCTCCGCCGGCTCCGAGTCGTCGCTGCCCACCGGTCTCTCCGGCACCCTGAACGGCTCCGGCGCCACGTCGCAGCAGGTCGCCATCCAGTCCTGGACGCAGCTGCTGCAGACGGCCAACGCCGATCTGACCGTCAACTACGACCCGCAGGGTTCGGGTACCGGCCGCGAGTCGTTCCAGTCGGGCGCCGTGCAGTTCGCCGGCTCCGACCGCGCCTTCAAGAAGGACGAGATCACCGCCGGCCCGTTCAGCGTCTGCGCACCCGACTCGGGCCTCGTCGAGATCCCGGCCTACGTGTCGCCGATCGCGATCATCTTCAACGTCGAGGGCGTCAAGGAGCTCAACCTCGACCCCGCCACGATCGCGGGCATCTTCGCCGGCACGATCACCAACTGGAACGACCCGGCCATCGCCGCGACCAACAAGGACGCGAAGCTGCCCGACCTGGCGATCACGCCCGTGCACCGCTCCGACAAGTCGGGCACGACCGGCAACTTCACCGACTACCTCTCCAAGACCGACGCCGCGGGCTGGACCTACGGCTCCGTCGAGGAGTGGCCGATCTCTGGCGGCGAGGCCGCTCAGGGCACCTCGGGCGTCGTCAACGCCGTCAAGGGCGGCAACGGCACGATCGGCTACGCCGACTCGTCGCAGGCCGCGGGCATCTCGTCGGTCGCCGTCAAGGTGGGCGATGACTTCGTCACGCACTCCGCCGAGGGTGCGGCCACGGCCGTCGACGCGTCGCCGTTCGAGGACGGCCGCGGCGACAACGACCTCGCCATCACGATCGACCGCACCACGACCGAGGCCGGCGCCTACCCCGTCGTTCTCATCAGCTACCTGATCGGTTGCGAGAAGTACACCGACGCCGCTGCGGCGAAGCTCGTCCAGGGCTTCTTCACGACGGCGATCAGCGAGGAGGGCCAGCAGGCCGCTGCCAAGAACGCCGGCAGCGCGCCCATCTCCGACACGCTGCGCGAGCGCGCTCAGAAGGCCATCGACGCCATCTCCTGA
- the pstB gene encoding phosphate ABC transporter ATP-binding protein PstB: MSKSIEVNDLNVYYGDFLAVEGVGLHIQPRSVTAFIGPSGCGKSTFLRTLNRMHEVIPGARVEGEVLLDGENLYGQGVDPVLVRRQIGMVFQRPNPFPTMSIRENVLAGVKLNNKRISKSDADALVEKSLQGANLWNEVKDRLDKPGSGLSGGQQQRLCIARAIAVSPDVLLMDEPCSALDPISTYAIEELIDELKSEYTIVIVTHNMQQASRVSDKTAFFNIAGTGKPGKLIEYDDTSTIFTTPSVQATEDYVSGRFG; this comes from the coding sequence GTGTCAAAGAGCATCGAAGTCAACGACCTCAACGTCTACTACGGCGACTTCCTCGCCGTCGAGGGCGTCGGCCTCCACATCCAGCCGCGCAGCGTCACGGCCTTCATCGGCCCGTCCGGATGCGGCAAGTCCACGTTCCTTCGCACCCTCAACCGCATGCACGAGGTGATCCCCGGCGCGCGCGTCGAGGGTGAGGTGCTGCTGGACGGCGAGAACCTCTACGGCCAGGGCGTCGACCCCGTGCTGGTGCGTCGCCAGATCGGCATGGTCTTCCAGCGCCCCAACCCGTTCCCCACGATGTCGATCCGCGAGAACGTGCTGGCCGGCGTGAAGCTGAACAACAAGCGCATCTCGAAGTCGGACGCGGATGCGCTCGTCGAGAAGTCGCTGCAGGGCGCCAACCTCTGGAACGAGGTCAAGGACCGCCTCGACAAGCCGGGCTCCGGCCTCTCCGGCGGTCAGCAGCAGCGTCTGTGCATCGCGCGTGCGATCGCCGTCTCCCCCGACGTGCTGCTGATGGACGAGCCCTGCTCGGCCCTCGACCCGATCTCGACCTACGCGATCGAGGAGCTGATCGACGAGCTCAAGAGCGAGTACACGATCGTGATCGTGACGCACAACATGCAGCAGGCGTCGCGCGTGAGCGACAAGACCGCGTTCTTCAACATCGCCGGCACCGGCAAGCCCGGAAAGCTCATCGAGTACGACGACACCTCCACGATCTTCACGACGCCGAGCGTGCAGGCCACCGAGGACTACGTCTCCGGCCGCTTCGGTTGA
- a CDS encoding GNAT family N-acetyltransferase gives MLEERNESQADSVCASPDEQLVMVAESITSGDLILTPLQAVDADAMFVVLQDRELYSFTGGEPATIDALRARYARQAGGVSPDGSQLWLNWIIRMSDEPVGYVQATVAPRQGRVVAELAWVIGTQWQGRGLATRSALMMQTWLRDRGVDRFTASIHPQHAASASVAVWLGLQPSGESTDEGECIWRLP, from the coding sequence TTGCTTGAAGAACGGAACGAAAGTCAGGCCGATTCAGTGTGCGCTTCCCCGGATGAACAGCTCGTGATGGTTGCAGAGTCGATCACGTCGGGGGATCTCATTCTGACCCCGTTGCAGGCGGTGGATGCGGACGCGATGTTCGTCGTGTTGCAGGACCGGGAACTGTATTCCTTCACCGGCGGTGAGCCGGCGACAATCGATGCGTTGCGTGCGCGGTACGCCCGGCAAGCCGGTGGTGTCTCCCCGGATGGTTCGCAGCTGTGGTTGAACTGGATCATCCGAATGTCTGATGAGCCCGTGGGGTATGTCCAAGCGACAGTTGCGCCGAGACAGGGGCGGGTCGTCGCAGAACTGGCGTGGGTGATCGGGACCCAGTGGCAGGGTCGAGGTCTGGCAACTCGGAGTGCCCTCATGATGCAGACATGGCTGCGCGATCGTGGTGTCGATCGGTTCACCGCGTCGATCCACCCGCAGCACGCGGCTTCCGCATCCGTCGCGGTTTGGTTGGGACTGCAGCCCTCAGGAGAGTCGACCGATGAGGGCGAGTGCATCTGGCGCCTGCCATAG
- a CDS encoding aminodeoxychorismate lyase, translating to MAWRYALLLAPAASEDARTDYSGTFTPIDPSAPALSVGELSTQRGDGIFESIGVVDGHAQEVSAHLERLAHSARLCDLPVPNLVQWEQAVAAAASECPAGECVIKLILSRGVEHGPTPTAWVTVAEAPDNTRVRRDGIRVVLLDRGYDSGAPERAPWLLLGAKTLSYATNMAAIREARRRDADDAVFVTSDGVLLEGPTSSLVLRQGDRFVTPAPGAGILHGTTQLSLFAHLAERGFETDYATLGVDALREADAAWLVSSVRLAAGITSVDGAPLSYDAAFTAELNAYLLSPRD from the coding sequence ATGGCCTGGCGATACGCACTCCTGCTCGCACCCGCCGCATCCGAGGACGCGCGCACCGACTACTCCGGCACGTTCACGCCGATCGATCCGTCGGCGCCGGCGCTGAGCGTGGGCGAGCTCAGCACACAGCGCGGCGACGGCATCTTCGAGTCGATCGGGGTCGTCGACGGCCATGCTCAAGAGGTGTCCGCCCACCTCGAGCGGCTCGCGCACTCGGCGCGGCTGTGCGATCTTCCCGTGCCGAACCTCGTGCAGTGGGAGCAGGCCGTCGCGGCGGCCGCATCCGAATGCCCGGCGGGGGAGTGCGTCATCAAGCTCATCCTGAGCCGGGGGGTCGAGCACGGCCCCACGCCGACGGCCTGGGTGACGGTCGCCGAGGCGCCAGACAACACCCGTGTGCGCCGTGACGGCATCCGGGTCGTCCTGCTCGACCGCGGATACGACAGCGGCGCCCCCGAGCGTGCACCGTGGCTCCTGCTCGGCGCGAAGACCCTGTCGTATGCGACCAACATGGCCGCGATTCGCGAGGCCCGCCGTCGCGATGCGGATGACGCGGTCTTCGTCACCAGCGACGGCGTGCTGCTCGAGGGCCCCACATCCTCTCTCGTGCTTCGTCAGGGGGACCGGTTCGTCACTCCCGCGCCCGGCGCGGGCATCCTGCACGGCACGACGCAGCTCAGCCTGTTCGCGCACCTCGCCGAGCGCGGTTTCGAGACCGACTACGCCACGCTCGGCGTCGACGCGCTACGCGAAGCGGATGCGGCATGGCTCGTCTCCAGCGTGCGCCTCGCCGCCGGCATCACATCCGTCGACGGCGCGCCGCTGTCGTACGACGCGGCCTTCACCGCCGAGCTCAACGCCTACCTGTTGTCGCCGCGCGACTGA
- the pstC gene encoding phosphate ABC transporter permease subunit PstC, with the protein MTATAAGPTRPAAKRRPGDIWFSGSALAAGSMILVTLAAVAIFLIIQSIPALGADSSQASLLSSNFWAYVAPLLFGTVWAAFLALLMAVPLSLGVALFITHYAPRRLAQGLGYIVDLLAAVPSVVFGLWGILVLAPAVQPVYSWLNENAGWFPLFSGDVSATGRTIFTAGIVLAVMVVPIITAICREVFLQTPKLHEEAALALGATRWEMIRMAVLPFGRSGIVSGAMLGLGRALGETMAVAMVLSTTGAVTWQLFTSQNPSTIAANIALTFPEAYGTNINVLIATGLILFIVTFVVNAIARWIVSRRKEFSGAN; encoded by the coding sequence ATGACAGCCACAGCCGCGGGACCCACCCGCCCCGCTGCCAAACGGCGCCCCGGAGACATCTGGTTCTCGGGCTCCGCTCTGGCCGCCGGCAGCATGATCCTGGTGACGCTCGCCGCCGTGGCGATCTTCCTCATCATCCAGTCGATCCCGGCTCTCGGAGCAGACTCCTCCCAGGCGTCCCTCCTCTCCTCCAACTTCTGGGCGTATGTCGCGCCGCTGCTGTTCGGCACGGTCTGGGCCGCCTTCCTCGCCCTGCTGATGGCCGTTCCGCTGTCGCTGGGCGTCGCCCTCTTCATCACCCACTACGCACCGCGCCGTCTCGCGCAGGGTCTCGGCTACATCGTCGACCTGCTGGCCGCGGTGCCTTCCGTCGTCTTCGGCCTCTGGGGCATCCTCGTGCTCGCCCCCGCCGTGCAGCCGGTCTACTCGTGGCTGAACGAGAACGCCGGGTGGTTCCCGCTCTTCTCCGGTGATGTCTCGGCCACGGGGCGCACGATCTTCACCGCCGGCATCGTGCTCGCCGTCATGGTGGTCCCGATCATCACCGCGATCTGCCGCGAAGTGTTCCTGCAGACGCCGAAGCTGCACGAGGAAGCCGCTCTCGCCCTCGGCGCGACCCGCTGGGAGATGATCCGGATGGCCGTGCTGCCCTTCGGCCGCTCCGGGATCGTGTCCGGCGCGATGCTGGGCCTCGGCCGTGCTCTCGGCGAGACCATGGCGGTCGCCATGGTGCTCTCGACCACGGGCGCCGTCACGTGGCAGCTGTTCACCTCTCAGAACCCCTCGACGATCGCCGCGAACATCGCGCTGACCTTCCCCGAGGCCTACGGCACGAACATCAACGTGCTCATCGCGACCGGCCTCATCCTGTTCATCGTGACCTTCGTGGTCAACGCCATCGCGCGCTGGATCGTCAGCCGCCGCAAGGAATTCTCGGGGGCGAACTGA
- a CDS encoding IS3 family transposase (programmed frameshift), with protein sequence MNRKYSPEMRERALRMLAETRPSHPTMMSAARHMAGLLGMSPETLRPWQRQAEVDAGAKAGLTTDAAAEIKRLQKEVSELRKANEILKAASVFFAKGARPPLTVIIRFINEHRDRFGVELICRVLRPAVQGFLTSRGYVARLHAENYGVYGRRKMHALMRRQGWGIGRDQTERLMRLAGVRGVRKSKRAFTTRADKTAVLPSDLVNRRFTAPAPRRLWVCDVTYVATWSGFAYVAFVTDVYSRRIVGWNVASTLRSEILPMQALDMAAWTAGGDLTGLIHHADHGSNYTAMVYTERIVELGAVPSTGTVGDSFDNAMAEAVNNLYKTELIRQRGPWRTVEQVELATLEWVWWWNNSRPHGELDMRTPIEVEQAYYADLKSAKPAPARQGSR encoded by the exons ATGAACAGGAAGTATTCGCCGGAGATGCGTGAGCGGGCGCTCAGGATGTTGGCGGAGACGCGGCCGTCGCACCCGACCATGATGAGCGCCGCGCGGCATATGGCGGGGCTGTTGGGGATGAGTCCGGAGACGTTGCGACCGTGGCAGCGTCAGGCGGAGGTCGACGCGGGTGCCAAGGCCGGGCTGACAACGGATGCGGCGGCGGAGATCAAGCGGCTGCAGAAGGAGGTCTCGGAGTTGCGCAAGGCGAATGAGATCCTCAAGGCTGCGAGCGTGTTTTTCGCGA AAGGAGCTCGACCGCCCCTGACCGTGATTATCCGGTTCATCAACGAACATCGGGATCGTTTCGGGGTCGAGCTCATCTGCCGGGTTCTCCGCCCGGCAGTTCAGGGGTTCCTCACCTCCCGCGGCTACGTCGCCAGGCTGCATGCGGAGAACTACGGCGTCTACGGGCGTCGGAAGATGCATGCGCTGATGCGCCGGCAGGGGTGGGGCATCGGCCGCGACCAGACCGAACGGCTCATGCGCCTCGCGGGGGTGCGTGGGGTGCGCAAATCGAAGCGGGCGTTCACTACGCGCGCCGACAAGACGGCGGTTCTGCCGAGTGATCTCGTGAACCGCCGCTTCACCGCTCCTGCGCCCAGGCGACTCTGGGTCTGCGACGTGACCTACGTCGCCACCTGGTCCGGTTTCGCCTATGTCGCGTTCGTCACCGATGTGTACTCGCGGCGCATCGTCGGGTGGAACGTCGCCTCCACGCTGCGGTCGGAGATCTTGCCGATGCAGGCACTCGACATGGCCGCCTGGACCGCAGGCGGTGATCTCACCGGGCTGATCCACCACGCGGATCATGGGTCGAACTACACCGCGATGGTCTACACCGAGCGGATCGTCGAGCTCGGCGCGGTCCCGTCCACGGGAACGGTGGGCGACTCGTTCGATAACGCGATGGCCGAGGCGGTGAACAACCTCTACAAAACCGAGCTGATCCGCCAGCGCGGCCCCTGGCGGACCGTCGAGCAGGTCGAGTTAGCGACCCTCGAGTGGGTGTGGTGGTGGAACAACTCCCGCCCCCACGGCGAGCTCGACATGCGCACCCCGATCGAGGTTGAACAGGCGTATTACGCTGACC
- a CDS encoding GntR family transcriptional regulator, with the protein MTARSTAAATDENSSAIEIYRQLRGLIVSGQLGANERLPTVRQTAADFKVAQGTAAKAYKMLEQDGLVISRTAAGTRVADSAAVLPRSVIKKLRELVDEAVATNTDPHDVINVLRVILQTRSERAERHDEPVNLEQDA; encoded by the coding sequence ATGACTGCTCGTTCGACAGCCGCGGCGACGGATGAGAACAGCTCGGCGATCGAGATCTACCGGCAGCTTCGCGGACTCATCGTTTCCGGCCAGTTAGGTGCGAACGAGCGGCTCCCCACCGTTCGTCAAACCGCCGCAGACTTCAAGGTCGCGCAAGGAACTGCGGCGAAGGCATACAAGATGCTCGAGCAGGACGGACTTGTCATCAGCCGGACCGCCGCCGGAACCCGCGTGGCAGACTCCGCGGCGGTGCTGCCGCGATCGGTGATCAAGAAGCTCCGCGAGCTCGTCGACGAAGCGGTCGCCACGAACACGGACCCCCATGACGTGATCAACGTGCTCCGCGTGATTTTGCAGACGCGCTCCGAACGAGCGGAACGCCACGACGAGCCGGTGAATCTGGAGCAGGACGCATGA